CAAGGGGCATAAAAGCATGGATCTTACACTTTTGTTAGGCTGCATTTGCTTTGTGAGTTCATCAGTCGATTCTATAGCTTTTATTGACTCAGGATGTTTTCTATGGCTACTTTGTTGCGAAATGAGGAACAACCTTTGACACAGGTTGCTCCTCGAAGATGATACTATAAGTTATACTAGAATAATGGCTGCTTAGTGTTTCCGATCTAGATCCTCTCCTTTAACTCAAACTCGGTTAGATTACTTCTGTAATATAGCGTCATTTGTGTGTGGGTGGACCATTACAAGAAGTCTTAAATCCATGCACCAAAATCCTGAATTTCAGCCCCAAGGAAAATCGTGATTTTATACTCGGTCTCTGTTTAATGAGCAGGGTGTGGGTATGGCGAACTTCCCTGGAACGATTCAAGCGATGTTTGGCAAGACAGGTTCATGTCTTGGAGAATAGTCATGTCGGTTCTGTTGTGGAATTTTGCATCATTTCGTGCACCAGTCACAGCATTCGAGCAAGCGGCTTGTGCTTCTTCCCTCGATAGACAAAAAATGATGCAAAAAGCCAGTTATTGGTATAGCATTTAGCCCTTGTGATGTCAGAGAAAAGGGGAGACCCGGAAGAGAAGTCAGGAATTCACAGGAACTGTGACACAGAATTTCCCGACTCCATTTCCGAATAGGATCTTATTGTCGGAAATTGTAGCGTTTTCACCGGTCTTTGTTTAATGTTTCATAAGTCTTTGTGAAATCTTTCAACACCAATGTAAATGGCCAAAAAACTAAAGACGATCAAAGTAGGTTGATTAACAAAGTCAAGTCACAGATTACAGGCGTGTCTCCAGTTTTTAATATGCAACttgtaattaaaatttcaaattaattatgcATTTTTTGGGGGGAATTTAGCACACAGTGTACCAACTTGCAGGAAAGAGTCTGCCTTCCCAATTTGTATCTTCCGTTGGTAAGGAACCTGGCATCTTTCCCTCTCGTTCTCTGCCATGTCTTTACGTCCAGAATGGCATCGAGTCTTCAGCATCCACGCGATCTTTATGATGCCTTGATCCTGTGAGAGTTGAGTGAAAACTGTAGCTTCGCGTGCGGTATCTGCGGGTTGCATTTCAATGGCCCAACTTACTGCTGCTGGGACTGCTGCATCTTCCTCCACAAATCGTGCGCCAAGCCGCCTCTCAAGATGCAGCATCCCGCTCGCCCACAGCATCCGCTTCTATCCATTAGGACAGAGCTACCTTTTGCAGTTGCGATGATCTGCACTATCATGGAACGTGCAGCAATTGCTCCGGCTCCAGTGATGTTTGCGTGTAAAGCTGCGACGACTGCTCCTTCAGCTTGGACGTGGCTTGTGTAGCTCTTAACTTTGTATCCTTTGGAGTTGGaaaaggaggagaaggagacGATTTGGCATTTACCTCGCCTCGCAACGGCGGCATCTGTCTTTTAAGTCATTTCCTAAGACAGCTCCTCTTATTCTACGATAATCCAAGTTTTTGCTCATGACCATCCTCTCACCTCGTTCCATTTGAATAAGCTGATCAAGGTCGTGTGCTGAGCATGTGAGCAGCATATCTCCGGCCCATTAATGTATGGGTGCCCTGTCTGCAGGTACTATCTCCACGAGTTGTGTGCTTGGCTATCCAGAGAGATAGCGCAACACCCTTTCCACCCCAGCACCCTCTCACCCTCTTTCCCAAGAGAGACGTCCATTGCGATGCCTGGGAGACTGATTTGTATAGTTTCACATTCCGCAAACCAAACACCCCGTACAGGTTCATGtacaagtgcaagaaatgccgGTTCAACCTTGATGTCCGGTGTGCCGCTTTAGTTCTGCCTTATGAAAATCAGCAAGAGGACCGCAAAGCAGTTGAGCATTTTTCTCATCAGTGCCAGCTGGAGATGGAGAATATGGGTATCCGCTGCAGAGCCTGTGACCTGAAGATATCGGGGGAAGTCTATGGCTGCCCTGATAGCATATTCTTCATTCACAGGTCCTGCACGCAGGAATTACCCCAGGAGATGTTACACTTTCTTCATCCGGACCACCCACTCATCTTCCGAGCAGAGCCTCCATGTGATGGGAGAAGATTCCGTTGTGATTCCTGTTCAATTAAATCCTGCAGTTTGTGTTCAGTCGCGAAAGATGTCACTTCAACCTCGACTCGGCATGTGTGCTCTGCTTTTAAGGAAGGGGTACCTACTGAAATTCCACATTTTTCGCACGATCACCCATTGAACTTTCACCATTGTCAGTGGCGCCGTGATGATTGTAAGGCTTGTGGCAGTGCTGTCATGGCTAGTCTAGCCTATTTTTGCCGTACCTTCAGCAATCCTATGCTTTCATATGGCGAGGCATTCGTGCTCCACGAGGCATGTGCCGAACTGCCACAGCAATTAGAACACCCTTTTCACCCACCGTATCCTCTCACTCTTTCACCCGTGCAATCAGATACAACCTTGTGCACTAAAGGCTTCACTTACTGCTGCACCGAATGCCGGTTCCACTCGAGTTTGCAAGCTGCTACCTTGAGACAAACTCTAAATTAAGCATCAGGCCCATGAACACGGCCTAACATATTTTGAGAGTCCAGGTGCTCAATGGTGCAGTTACTGTGGAAAGAGGGCCTGGGCAGATTTGTTCGCTGTGTGCTGTGCGATTTTACTTCTCATTACGATTGCATTCATACACTACCTCTTTCCATCAAGCACGACATTCACATCCATCTGTTGGCCATCCTCGACAAATTTATCGAGATATATCACGATGCACAATACTATGATGCCTGTGAGAAACAAGGAGACCAGACCGTGGTGTTTATTACTGTGCAGAATGCAACTTTGCTTCTCATATTGGGTGCTTGATCCCCTTGGTGAGTCCACGTTCCATTGTTTCCATCCCTTCGAACTCatctctgaattttattcttAAGGAAGATAGGATGCTCTGGAAAGAACTTAAGCACTACGAATAATCAATGTCATACCTGCATAATTCAACGCGACTGGTTAATATTGTCAACTCCTTCATAAAACAAAAACGATGTTTTTAAGGCTAAGTCACGAGCTGCATCAAAGTATGATCCAATACTGTTTTCAGGTGAAAATAGAGGAGACGAGACCAGTTGAGTTGGAGAAACTGGATAGAGAAATTGCGAGTGTAAAGCCGAGATAGAGGAAATATATAGATGATGCAGATGTTAGAGGCACTAAGGAACCGACTGAAGGAACTTACAGTAAAGAGAGATGATCTGGCTTTCTGAAAGCATGAGGGACTAAATGTGGGCATACACCGGACTTAAAAGAATGGATCTTCCATGTTTGTATGTCAATTAGGCTGCATTTCCTTAGTGGGTTCACAGTCGATTCTCCCGCTTTTACTTACTTGGATGTTTTCTCTGGCTAGTTTGTTGTGAAATAAGGAAAACCTTTTGACATAGGTTGCACCCACCATCTATAAATTATGCTAGATCCAATAGTTGCTTAATGCTTCTGATCTCGAGTCTCTCCTTTAACTCTAGTAAGAGTAATTCAGCGTTACTTGTTAAAGTCTGATATAGGTGGACCGTTACAAATAGTCTCGAGTCCAGGCAGCAAAAGCTGGAATTTCAGTcccaagaaaattaaagattttGTTCTGGGTCCCCTGGTTAGTGTCATTCAGCACGAATGAGAAATCGTGCTGATGCCCCCTGGAATCCAAACAGCCAAGCGTATCTGCGAAGCTGGATTTCTGCTTTTTCGAAGTCCACCTGTATCATAATGAACATAACCATTCCTCTCTATTTCAAAGTTCGAGTGAACCGTAGCCATTACTGTTGCACCTCAGAGTTCAACTCATTTCCAGCTCTGGAAAGCAAGTGCTGGTACAACTCAACTCTTCAGTCTAATCTTGTAGAGCGCCGCAACTTCAGGAAAATCCAAAGCAACTGTCATGACAGTCAGATTCCCGAGTCACGGGAAGAATACCCAGGGCTTGGTCAGGAGAACCAACCGGACCATAGCAAAAGCTCTTCTCCATCGTCATATAGCAGATGTGGGTCTATATTCTTGGCCAAGCCCAGGTTGTTGCCCATGCTTGAGTCATCTCTAGAGTACATGGTCCAACCGGTCATGATCAGCTCTACTTTTAAATCTATGCTATAACTTTTCGGCAATCTCGATTCAAGCCAATTAATCAAACTAGACTTTTGGCTCTAAATTTGATGAATTAAATGAACCTCTTAACTGCTCATAAAGAAAATGACCTTTTAACTTGCTTTATTATGGTTttaacaaatttaatttttaaagtcTTCCACCTTCTAATGAAGCCAAAACAGAACTAcgtaataaaaaagaaaagccaaAACAGAACTGGGATCCCAACGGTCACTTTTTTCAAAGCTTATCTTGACCGccttctctctatctctctctctctctctctctctctctctctctctccggcCTTTGTTGGAAGATACACTTTCTCGCCATTTTCAACTTCTCTTTTGACTCCATTGGAACTCCAACTGCAGCTCATTTATCATCATGGGCTGCTTTTGTTTTGGCTCATCAAAGCATCGAAGGCGGTCGAAAAGGGCTCTCATTTCTCCATCTCATCATCAAGTAACTCCCAAGTTCCTCGCTTTCTGTTTCTTTGTACCTTTGCCGCCCTTAAAGAAACGATCTTTACCCCTCTGATGAATCTTGTTGCAGATCCAAGAAGGAGCTTCCGGGTCTCTCGTCCCACCTGAACCCGCCAAGGATGCGGATACGGAACTGCCCCCTGAGCTCACGACTGCACCGAAGTAAgcttttctttgatttttcctGGGTAAAATCTTGCTCATTTTCGGGTTCTTGGAGTTGGATTGTTTGTCCCGAAGTTTGTTTGCTGCATTTTCTGAGTCCTCCGTAGTTGTGATTTCAGTCTGGAAGAGAAGCTGCCGGTGGAGCAGCTGGAAGTTGTGGGTGGAAAGAAGAAGGTGGCCTTTGATTTGACTGTCAAAACCTATGAGTTACCAGCTGAGGAAGTGTGTGAAGATTTCCCCGAGAGAGACGAGACTGATGAGACTGCAGAGGATGATGAAACACAGAGAGAAGGGGCCTTGCATACTGATTATTCCACTCCTTGTGCAGGAAGAGTGTCATCTTATCCCCTGAGTCACAGATATCATAATTGTGCTAGCAGTGGTGATGAATGTGAGGACACTGTCACTGAAGGAATCGATGatgatggggaagatgatgGTTCCGATCAAAACAAGCTTCTTGGACAGCAAACTGTGATCGAGCAGGAATCATCTGGATCTTTGTTTTCTCTGCCTATAGATTCTAGGAAACATGCAAGTGCAGCCAACACTGAGGAGAAGGAGGTTAACAGTCCTATGCCGGTTGCCGATTCAGAAGATAAGGAATGGAGGTCTGACTATTTAAACCCAAACGTGAGGCCTGGGAACCAGTGCGTCCACTCGGCGTTGAACCCAGTAGCAAACTGCTCTCGGTTGGAAAAAGAAGTGAAAGCTAGATACACATCCCCTCCGAAGAATCACGAAAAGGAGAACCTGAATATCAAGCAAGATTTTGCCTTCTCGTCGCCCTTCAGATCCGAGCCTGCTCCAAAGCTGCTGAACCAAAGTCCAAGTGAACTGATTCCTAAAGAAATTGCAGTGGACACTAGCCTCTCCAGCTGGTTGAGTATATCTGAGACCACCCCAAAGTCCAAGACTGTCGGAAATTCACCTTCGCTGAGAGCCAACACACCAAGGAGTGCAGAGGATAGACTGATCCTAGGAGTGCTTACAATGGAAGACCTCCGGCAGCTCTCTGCTTCAAACTCTCCAATTCGGTCAAGAGGCAGGAGCCCTGATGACAAACCTATCATAGGCACCGTAGGGAGCTACTGGAGCCACACGGGACAGGCAATGGATTTAGATTCCTGCTCATCACGCCGAGGAATGAAAAGCTCGAGGATCAACAAAGAGGTACATGACAGGACAACAACTATGGATTGTGGGTGTTGACGAGTTAAAGAGTCATGATGAGGTTCAATGCTCATAAATCTTTTCTTGCTATGCGACAGGAACAAAGAATGAATCTGGTGCGCATCCCATTTGAGGCAAGATTGGAGAGTACTCTTTAGGGAGGCAGAATGAAAGTATGACAATTCTCAACGGATGATATCAGAACGATAAGTACTTCTCAGTGCCGTCAGTCTGGTGCTTCCGTTTGGCACTTTTTCTGAATATTTCATGCTGTTGCACCATGTTTATGCAGTGAAATTGTCCCTTGTAATTTCCAATTCCATCTTCGGCAGTCTCTTTCTAATGGTGGATTTGCCATATGACAGTATCTTGAGTTGGCATGTGATTATTGATAGTTTTAATTCTAGCTTCCTAGATTAAGTTCAGACGAGTTTCCGGATGGTATCCCATTTATGAAATTCTGACCATTCGTATGCTTCCTTACTATGCATGAAATCTTGGATCCAACAGGTTGTAAAAGAGACTTGAAATCTTATTAGACATCAAGAGCTACGAATTCCATAATGTCATATTGGTGTAAATTTGTTTCTGGAACTTAAGAACCAAGTGCCAGTCTCTGTGTTTTTCCCCCAAGACCCTTCGTTCTTGTTCCACGGGATTCGACAAAACTCCATGAATGTCTGGTGGAGTAGCCTTCATCCTAGTCATAATTTTGTTGAACAGCTCAGTGAAGGAACTTGACGTCCGTACATATACATCCCTTGAAAGAGTCGAATAGGCTGAGGAAGAGTCTTTGCATTTCCAGCTAAAGAACCATCCTGTCTTCCCTTCAATTCCTCTCCCACTGCATGGCATATTGGAATCAAAAgaaatggaatggaataaatattttatccttttctcaatttctttctttagTCTCTCTTATATGAGTTTATATGAGTTGGAAAGAGCATTACACCGAGAcgatctttttattttttatttttttccaacttaatgaaataatgtTATATGTTTCCTTCaaaaaaacttaaataatACTCATTCTATCTTTTCAActgtatgatatatatttcttttgaggttcatatatctaaattatatgtataaattaaaatcttaataagtaaattaatctTTTTTACTTACATTCATCCATATTTTCAAGTTTAACTAGAAAACAACAATTTTTCTCTCAACAAAATTACATTTCACATTATAGAATCCATTACATTCCTTTTCATTCCATTCCTGCGTATCAAACATGACCTATATAGTCTTGTGCAATGCAGATTGCAAACTCAATCCTCGAATTGTGAGGGCAATGAGTCAACTGATGAAACAATCAAAATGGTGGCCTATTATTCCTTAGAAGTCGATAACTTTGTATGCACAATTAATCATTAAGACATCCAAGTGGGGTTTGGAGCAGCAGATTTGCTTCACCACAATACAAGTACTGGAGACTAAGATTCGACATTGTAACCTGCAGAAGCAGGAAAAGAAGTCTACATTCTACGATGTCTTTAATCAGAGCAGAAGCAGCTCTGCCTAATCAATTGATTTGTCCTCCCTTGGTCTCTTGGGTGAAGAAGGCCCCTCCTCTTCGGCTGTTATTTCTTGCAATTTATGCTTTCCACCTACACTTGGAGAACTTCCTTCAGGAGATGGATTCAAAGGGTCAGCTTCCAGTTTGGGAGAACTTTGATCGGGTGCTCCCGTTTTGTCGTTCCCGGAAGCAGACTGAACGGCACTTGGAGAAGTGTCATCAGCCACAGCAGATGAAGTAGCCTTGGACCCTTCACTCTCCATCTTCCTCTGCTTCTCGAACATCATTTGCAGATACTTCCCTTGTTCTTCAATCCTTAGCTGCAGATTTCTCTGAATCTGCAGAAATCAAGTAATGGCGACAATGGTTACACGAGATGCAGAATTAAGGATCAGAAACTCTTTCCCACTCTCTCAGCATTCTATTTCTAACCATATTCAAAGAAGCCGGGAGATCAAAAGAAAGCAAACCTCACACACAAAATCTTACCTCAAGTTGCTCATGAAGTTTCTTTTGCACTTCAATCTGCAAGCGCAGTGCCTCAGTAATATCGATACTCCTGCATACCAATAAACAGCATAAAGCTCATCAATTCCAGAAAGTAAAATTCTTACTGAAAGAACTTGTTTGGATGCTAAATGTGATAAGTTCAACAACATGTATTCTTTGAATGAAGGTAATGTAAGTGACTCACGTCTTTAAGTCAAGAGATTTCATTTCATCGATTGCGCTCATCTTCTTCTCTGAAGATCCtcctgaaaaaagaaaacatagtGAGCCATTTTATCATTTGAATATCTGAAATTAGGGGAGAAAAGGCAAATGAACCAATAACGAAGACCATATACTACCAGTAGGCAGCTAAAAGACGTGATaagagacaaaaaaaaaaccgccCCTTAAGATGATATTTACATTACTTTTCATTCTAGTTTACCATGTACAGACAATATAAGACACTTTTAGATGATAACCATAGCacccaaaattaaaatttaccaGTATGCACACAGAGAAAAGAACAAGCAGGACGAACACACAGAAAAGAACAAGCAGGACAGCAATCATCACCTTCTGATGACTCTGGTTTGTAACGCGCTGTTCTATATTTCTGAAAATCAGAAGACAAGATATAAATGCAAGTTCAATCCAAAATAGTATGGCTGCACCCATATAGTAAGTGGATAAACAGGTAAGTAATTACCTGCAGGTGGCTTTTCACATGATAAATCGTTAGCCCTTTCACATTCATGAGTTTGAGGACACCCTTCGGAGTAGCCCCTGTAATATAACAGTGACAAAACAGGTAAGCAAGTCAAGGTAGATATCAGGTTTCTCTGTGGTACACATGATGAAACTACTTACGCTCACTGCCACCAAGCTGATTAATAGCAGCCACAAAAGACTCATGAAGCTCCGGTGTCCATCGCATGCGTGCCTTATTTTGAGGTGCTGCGGACAACTGATTACCCTCAGGAGAAAATTCTCCAAGTGGAGTTGAGACATTTTGATCTTGAGGCATCTGTGACTGTTGCACAATGGCCTCAGGAAATGCTTTCAGCACCTGCTCACATTTCTCATTTTAGATACAAAGGAACTTGAAACCAAAAGCAAGAAGGGTAAGTGATTTCTcattagaaaataaatttctgAAACTACAATTGTATTGTCTCTATCTAAGTTGAGAATAACGGAGTCGAAGAAATAATTCTATGTAGACTATAGCACTGTGAACTGCGCCAACCACAAAAGCCATATCGGAAGAAAAATTCTTCGGAGATTTCACTAAGAATTTTTCCAGTATTGTGTAATCTGCCCGTTTggtatttaaaatttttttaactttacttaactccacttatcttcaactcaacaacacaattattatttttcattttttcttcaatttttttaactattcaattcaatttttaatactaaattctctaaactattcattactttttccacaattcaacacaatcattactttctttcaactatccattactttttcacactttttctcataattcaataacacaatcattacaaaccaattaaaaccaaaaatcaactctattaaactctaaaaccaaacacaaccgTTCATCAGAAGCCCAGAAAGGCAGACTCAGATATGGCAATGCCCTCCAATCATCTACAGACTATCAATTTTCAGGATCCTTTGAAGCATTGCTGCATTCATGAAGTTTTCCTATGCAGATCGCAGACTGAACTAAGTAATGAGTTGAGGAACAAACCTTCTCTTTGGGCTCTGTCACATCAACACCAACATCAGCAAGAAGTTCAGTCCAATTTGGATCCAGTACCTCCTCGACAGACATCAACTGGTCCGCCCACTGCCAATCACTTCTCTTAGCATGGTCATCAGATACCAAGACATTACCAGTGGTCTCTGTCTGTGCGATCTGACCATTCTGGACAGGGACATCATCAGAGAAATTTAGAAATCCCTGAAATTGATCTGTACCCCATGAGACTTCTCTATTTCCTTCAGGAAAATTAGCCAGCTCTGCCGGCTGTCCTGCTTGGGTAGAATCCTCCAGTGGCATAGGCAGTTTATCAATGGAGGAATTGGAAATAAATGGAGAATTAGGCAAATGGCTTTGATGTTGTGATCCGTAAGAgactgcagaaaagtaagcatCATTCCCAGATCCAGGAGGTGGTGAGAACAGGTGTCCTGAAGTTCCACCGTGAGAGAATGTTTGTGCTGTTTGTGAGGATACACGATTAGTCATTGTTTTCCTCTATCTCTTGATACCTTCCGAGTGTACCGAAATGCAGTTTGTTTCTTTCAGAAAGCTAGGGAAACTTGCTTGAGATAGTATTGTTGCTCAGGATGCTTTCAAATGATTCAGCTTCCCCTCAATATCTGCACACACCCTTAGCAGTTAAAAGCTGAATAATTCTTTCTGTCAGGTGACATCATTAATACCCCATTTTATTTAGCACAAGTCCCAAATTGATGGCGGAGGTCTCTCTTCAAATTCATACCAACATGTGGATAAGTCAACAGCTAGCATGCGGTTACATAACAAAAAAGCCTAAAACTATGCAGATTATGAGAGGACCAAGAGGTCAAGTTCAGCTTCTTGAATGCCAAGGCGCTGAACG
The sequence above is drawn from the Punica granatum isolate Tunisia-2019 chromosome 5, ASM765513v2, whole genome shotgun sequence genome and encodes:
- the LOC116207694 gene encoding protein PHR1-LIKE 1-like, whose amino-acid sequence is MTNRVSSQTAQTFSHGGTSGHLFSPPPGSGNDAYFSAVSYGSQHQSHLPNSPFISNSSIDKLPMPLEDSTQAGQPAELANFPEGNREVSWGTDQFQGFLNFSDDVPVQNGQIAQTETTGNVLVSDDHAKRSDWQWADQLMSVEEVLDPNWTELLADVGVDVTEPKEKVLKAFPEAIVQQSQMPQDQNVSTPLGEFSPEGNQLSAAPQNKARMRWTPELHESFVAAINQLGGSERATPKGVLKLMNVKGLTIYHVKSHLQKYRTARYKPESSEGGSSEKKMSAIDEMKSLDLKTSIDITEALRLQIEVQKKLHEQLEIQRNLQLRIEEQGKYLQMMFEKQRKMESEGSKATSSAVADDTSPSAVQSASGNDKTGAPDQSSPKLEADPLNPSPEGSSPSVGGKHKLQEITAEEEGPSSPKRPREDKSID
- the LOC116207693 gene encoding uncharacterized protein LOC116207693 isoform X1, translated to MGCFCFGSSKHRRRSKRALISPSHHQIQEGASGSLVPPEPAKDADTELPPELTTAPNCDFSLEEKLPVEQLEVVGGKKKVAFDLTVKTYELPAEEVCEDFPERDETDETAEDDETQREGALHTDYSTPCAGRVSSYPLSHRYHNCASSGDECEDTVTEGIDDDGEDDGSDQNKLLGQQTVIEQESSGSLFSLPIDSRKHASAANTEEKEVNSPMPVADSEDKEWRSDYLNPNVRPGNQCVHSALNPVANCSRLEKEVKARYTSPPKNHEKENLNIKQDFAFSSPFRSEPAPKLLNQSPSELIPKEIAVDTSLSSWLSISETTPKSKTVGNSPSLRANTPRSAEDRLILGVLTMEDLRQLSASNSPIRSRGRSPDDKPIIGTVGSYWSHTGQAMDLDSCSSRRGMKSSRINKEEQRMNLVRIPFEARLESTL
- the LOC116207693 gene encoding uncharacterized protein LOC116207693 isoform X2 — encoded protein: MGCFCFGSSKHRRRSKRALISPSHHQIQEGASGSLVPPEPAKDADTELPPELTTAPNLEEKLPVEQLEVVGGKKKVAFDLTVKTYELPAEEVCEDFPERDETDETAEDDETQREGALHTDYSTPCAGRVSSYPLSHRYHNCASSGDECEDTVTEGIDDDGEDDGSDQNKLLGQQTVIEQESSGSLFSLPIDSRKHASAANTEEKEVNSPMPVADSEDKEWRSDYLNPNVRPGNQCVHSALNPVANCSRLEKEVKARYTSPPKNHEKENLNIKQDFAFSSPFRSEPAPKLLNQSPSELIPKEIAVDTSLSSWLSISETTPKSKTVGNSPSLRANTPRSAEDRLILGVLTMEDLRQLSASNSPIRSRGRSPDDKPIIGTVGSYWSHTGQAMDLDSCSSRRGMKSSRINKEEQRMNLVRIPFEARLESTL